CTGATGCACTAGCATTTGTTAATATACCCACTGAGAACCTTACTTTtcgttaaataaattacttcgtCTCGTAATATTTTCGTCTTGGAGAAACGCAAACTTACTTAAACCTTTCTTAGCCCTGGACCGTCCCAGCAGTGGAGTAGTAATAAGTCAATAATATTTGAGTACCCGCTACCTACCTATAAATGGATTTAAATTTTCATGGCGCAGGTTCTGCATGACCAGAAGTACGTCGGTCGCCTTTCGCTTCAACTCGAGCGCCGCCGTGCCCGGCAAGTACTTCACGTGTACCACGTCGCCCTGCGACATACCCCATAGCGTTAGTAGTTCGACAGACACCATTAGCGGTAGCGCGTCATCGACTAAGAGTCGCGATACGTACCTTGTACCGGATGCGGCGGTCTACGGTGACGCGGTTAACGCTGCACGTGGAAGAGGGAGCGGAAGGTGCGCGGGGCGCCGCGCGTGGCGGTTGCTTCAGCAGGTCGGGGCGCTCGAGTTCGGGCCCGCCGAATTCGTGCAGCTGCTGCAGCCAACACGACAGCATCGTCTCCATGCCCTCGCCCACGCGGCGCCGCTCGTCCACCGGGAACGTGAAGTCGGCCGGCGCCAGCACGGCGTcctcgcggcggcggcggcggcggcggcgccgagCCAGCCAGCGGCCCACCAGCGCCGCGCCGCTCGCCAGCGCCAGGGCGCCGCACGCCGCCCCGGCGGACAACGCGGCGGCGCCGCCCGTCTCCTCGGGCTCGGCGGCGCCAGCGCTCCAGCCGTCCAGCGCGGCGGTGACGTTGGCCCACTCTACGATATGCGCCCATTCCTCCGCCGAGTCCAGCGACCGGCTGGACGAGGTAGCGAGGACCGCGGCGCGCCGCCACTTCTCAGCCGAGTCGGTTCGCTCGTATAGATGAAACCGTATCCTACTAAACTCCAATCGATGTCTCTCCGCCTTCGAATCGCTTTCGATCGCTTCAATGATTTTATCGTAAACCTCGTCTTCGTTCAAATACGATCGCGTACTGAGATTTTCCTCGGTGAGAAGCAATatacattgaaaaaaatatttttcggttGGAGAAAAAAATGCGTCTGTGTAATCTTCTCGAACGCTCGAGTGGAGAACGTGTGACGTATCGGGGCTCCGTTCGCTCGCGTCACCGCGACCGGTGCGGGAGAGCGGTCGCCGTGCGGACGGGCCGACCCCGGGCGGAGGTTCCGCTACGGGAACGGGTGCGTCGTCGTTCGACCGTAATCGGACGGAGTCTATTTCTGCGGTGTCATTTTTTACACGCATCGTCCGTTCGGCCGCGGACGTCGAAATCGATAGGGTATCTTTAGGACGAAAATAGAAGGACAGATCGTTACCCTTCTCGGGAGGCGGAATTTCTTCGGTCGTCGCGTCTCCGCGTGCGTCGCTTCCAGAGCGAGACTCGCTCCCGAGCGAACCGACGTCGTCCGATCGGAGAGAGTCGTCAGTATCGTCGGTCGCCGCGGGGCCGGGGGCCGGGCTCGCCGCGTCCGGCTCCTCGACgtgcagcagcagcagcggtGGCCCGGCCCGAACCTCGCCGAGCGGCGCGTCCGCCGCTCCCGCGCTCCCCCCGCGGCGAGAGGCGCACAGGATCACGACTGCAACCGAGAGGAAACTCTTCGGTATCTCCCCGAGATCGAACGACAGAGGGTCGAGTCGACGGGCACGCACCGTGTGGGAGGCGCGCCAGCTCGGCGGGTgccggcgcggcgcggcgcacGAGCAGCCCTGCGGCCGCCAGCGCCCGCGCTACGTCGCGCAACGCCGCGCCGCACTCAgagcgcggcgcggcgggcggcagcAGCGCACGGCGCCAGCCCAGGCGCAgcgccagcgccgccgccgcagcgcCGCGCGCCTCGGCCGCCGCGCAGGCGCCGGGCGCGGGCCGCCGCAGAGCGCGCGCGCCCGCCAGCAGCGCGCCACACGCGCCGGCGCCGGGCCAGCCCACGCTCAGCACGGCAGCGCCCGAGCTCAGCGCCGCGAGAGCCGCCCTCGTCACCGTCGTCCTCCATTCGGCTCCGCAGGTCTCTGAACGAGAGAGACACTTTAGCGAAAGACGCGGCGGGTGACTGCGCTCTCCCCGTCGCCTCGCCTCACCTTCGTAGGGCAGGAGTCGCAGGCGTCGGGCGGCGAGCTGCGGGCGATCGAGCGCGCGGCGCCGGATCTCCGTCTCGTCGAATATGCGGCGCAGCGGCGCGGAGCACGCGGCGCGCAGCACGAGCAGGGCGGGGGGATCGGActcggcggcggtggcggcggggGCTGCGGGGGCGACGACcggcagcagcagcagcagcggcagcaGCAGCGACagcggcagcggcggcggcggcggcggccgcaTGGCGCGTCACGTCCCTCGCGCGCcgcggccgccgccgcgctcgCGCTTGGCCGCGCCGATTACGCGCTCGCTCGGCTGCACCGGATCAAACGATACCCCAGCGGCGCACCTGTGGCCCGGACCCGCCGACCGGCAACAGATCGATATCGTcgctttatttatataattcacCGATACGGCCTTGGATTAGTACGACTCAGAAATAGTAGGTGAGTGATAAGTTGAAGATGACGATTTAGAAGAGAGATCTCCATGATTCTGCCGACTATCGTCTACGTCTCGATTGTGTGAGAGAGTAAGCCCCTACCTACAACAAACGGACTACGGATGGCACTTAGTTCGAGAGCTTGTTCGTTTTGGCCACGAATCGGGAACTCGTTTACGAGAACATAActcataacataaaataaatttcatctTCGTGATTAGAAAAGAAAGGATTCCGGCTTtgacattattaatatgtaaacaaCAGGAACTTTGGCATAAAAAACATGCTGGAGGATCAACAACAGTAATCGCGCAGAGACCGAACTAATTAATACAGGACTACAGGTGACGAGTGAGCGAGGACCACACGCGACATCACAGAGATCTACCACAGATCTGCCCAGGTCATTACAGCACCGGATCAAGAGCATCGCGCGCCTACTTTCATAATAGTGACATGTACATACATGGTTAAGTAAGTATTAGGTATATGAgtgtaataatttgtattgaagtaattgagtaacaaattaaatagataGTTCTCATTTTGGAAGCTGTGATCTCGGTGACGGGGAACGGTCACGAGATGTGTCGAGATCGAGATGCACCAACAACGTGACAGGTTCCACAACAACTTACAGAGTGGAGTCTCCAAGGAGAGGCAGAAGCGCGGAGCACGGCGCCGACACGAGCGGCACACTCGCACGCCGACTTCGTAGCACACGTCATTATACAACCGAGCCGAGCGGAGAATACGAACCGATGAAAGAGTAATGAACACACGGAGACAACAACAGTGAAGGAGGTGTCGTGAAAGTAAGGCGGAGGCGAAGGACGGAGCGGTGACCGAAGATCGTGTAAACCTGGTAGTGGCGGGTGTTGCGGGTGtagcggcgcgcggcgggcggcagTCGCCGGAGCGCGGTCTCACCTCGGCGCGCAGCACGCGACCAGGCGGCGCGCTCGGCGCGGGCTCCGGCGCGGCGCTCCCAGCGGTCTGCGGCTCCGCGCCCGGCGCCGGCCGCCCCGGGCCCGCGCCTGCGCCCTGCGCCGCCCCGCCGCCCGACACCGCCCGACACCGCCGCGCTCTCGCCGCTCGCCCATCACTCGCCTAACGATCGTCGCGGCCGCCGCACCTCCGCGCGGTTCACTACGACAACGAGTTACGACTTAGCCCGCGACCGATCACACAATAAAGTGACACACACAAATCGACCTCCGTTCTTACCATGCGGTTGGCACTTTGcactattgtaatatttttcttaaatctggtaggtatattattttgcaGGTCAGATGGCGAGGTTAGAAAAGTTTTCTTCGCTCGTAAAGATAAGAGATGGGAGGAATAGTAGTTTGCTGTTCTGCAACGTCACTTCTAAGATGactaatacctacttacttcctcgtagataggtacataattaAACCGAAGAAcgtaaaaaatatccaatataaATGTCACATGTACATGCATAGTGGAGCTCTACCTCGGGCGCTGCTCACGCCACACGCACACCAGGACAACAGACCATCCATTTTCATTGGCGTGAGACGTTAAATCGAAAATTTCAAAAAGATACGCGGGACACTcagttagttttaaataatttgatgtcAAGTCTACtatgtcatatatttttgttccatCTATTAAAACGTCTTTTAACCACTATTTATGAAAAGTTTGCGCtagtaaacaaaatacaataaacttcTACCTGGTCTATTTCACGTAGAACTCTTCTACACCGGCTGTTTGACTGCCAGCGAATCATTCAGCGACGACATTACTTcgaggagattttttttatttgggcaGTACCTAAGTACCTACAGACAATCACCGGGCGCCCTACGAACGCTATCAGAAGAATGAGCACAGTTTTTATACTGATAACTAACTAGCGGTAAGTAGGTACCAATCATAGTAAAAGCTTATCTGTCTGAGCAGGAATTACTGAGAGTTGCCCAGCgcttgttttgtttattaattatccAACTTGGATTAATTGTAACACGTTGTAGCGTACCTACCTAATCATCGGAACAAGCAGGAACCGTATCCAATAAGATCTAGGACAAAGGCtctaatataagtattattaagtATACCTATAACCATCAGGATTATTCATAACTAGCTGACATGCGCAACCTCGCTTGCGTCAttgaaagaatgggtcataattttccccgtttttgtaacatttttcgttgctactccgctcctaatagccgtagcgtgatgttatagagCCTaaagtcttcctcgataaatggtctattcagcacaaaactatttttcaattcggaccagaagttcctgagattagcgcgttcaaacaaacaaactcttcagctttataatattagtaaagatatttAGTAAATAGGTAAGTACTGCGATTGTGTTACCTCTGTAACAAAGTGTATTGATAGACTAACTAGTCATCTGAACAACGCAAGCAAAGGTCTAAAAATGAGACATTTCAATGGGTTAGGAGTCAACTAAAACAGTCAATATCGTGTGTAGacattcaaaaaataatttattttgacagtataaataataatgacgCGAGTGAggagagggggggggggggggctaGTCGCGTGCGGCGGCCAGCTCGTCGATGCTGTCGGGATAGAGGCGCAGCGCGGCGCGGCCCTCGTGCAGGCGCAGGTCCCGCGCGCCGAGCCGCGCGTAGAAGGCCAGCGCCGGCGCGTTGGTCTCCAGCACGTGCCAGTCCACGCGCCGCACGCCCTCGCGCACCGCCATCTGCAGAGCAACACGCGCCCGTCAGTGCCGCCCGCACTCCCCGCGCTCAGCCAGCGCTCAGGCCGCACTCACCCGGCACAGGTGTCGCAGCAGCGCGAGCCCGACCccgcggcggcgcgcggcgggccGCACGAACAGGTCCTCCACGTAGTAGGCGCGCCCGGTGGCGCTGGAGTAGGCGCGGTTGCAGAGCGCGTGCCCCACCACGGCGCCGCCGCACTCCGCCACCAGCGCGAAGAACCACGGCGACGACGACTGCAGCCCGTCGCGCAACAACTCTACGACATGACCAGTGACCacacatacttattataatataaaggcACCGCCATCGTCGGTCACAATCGAAGTTttgtgtgtgttagaaatatgtaattactagctgactcgcgcaacttcgcctgcgtcacataagagagaattggtcaaaattttccccgtttttgttacattttttactggtactcagctcctattggttgtagcgtgatgatatacatatagcctatagccttcctcgataaatgggctatctaacactgaaagaaattttcaaaacgacccgtagttcctgagattagcgcgttcaaacaaacaaagaaactctgaagagtttctttataatattagtaaagattagtatagattggtagTAGTGAAGGAAAGTAGCGCGATGAAACTATACATGTGAGAGAGAATTAGGGTTTCTCATTTCTCGACTAATTTTCGTTCCCGGATACCGAGACTTCTCGAGCCCCTATTCCCGGGAATTCCCGGGAAGTCGAGAATTCGAAAAAACCGATTAAAAACAGAttgaaaagattataaaattgattaaatcaCATTTTCGCAAACAACAATTTGTGAATGTAAATGAGTCTTAGTCAAACAgctcaaaaattataatttttattgtctatctacatatgaaattatttgtatCGGCTGACTGATTGAATGACTGATAATAAGCATCGCATAGCCTAAACCATAAAAgttagaaacatgaaatttggACAAGGTGTACATTTCATGACGTACACAagttaaagataaaacaatCACACTCACACAGAGTTAAAAATTTTTTAGGAGTTTGgaaactagaataaaatataagaacgAAATTTAAATTGGCAAACTATCAAACattcacttttaaaatttacaatttaaatataattactttaatacgATACCGGGTAAATTTAAAGAACCGAATTGTCAAAAGtcgtagtacatttttttttgtttttgaggtAGGTATACCTGGGGTTTTTTTGGTTAGTATATTATTCAGATCTACTGGATATAACagtcaaattgttttattaacataCTAATTATCTTCGTTGTtgacgaaaaaataattttagtaataataaaaccgAGCTCGAAACTACTAATTTCATGGCCCTGTTTTATATTTCTCGACTTTCCGGGTACTCGAGAATTTTTTTCCCGTCTCGACATAGACCAAATGTCCCGGGAATTCCCGGATCGAGACTTCTCGATGAGAAACCCTAGAGAGAATTAACAAATgggttttataatataatatcaacttTGAAGTGGGTACACTAGGCATTGTATTATCATATTGATGTGATGTCGTGTGTCATGCGGTAGTCGTTACTTTtgtatcgcactaataatacaaccataccatattttttagttatttgtagaggagctcgtggcttagtgaggagctcgtggcttagttgacaacagccgcacggatcgatctctgcggttaagctacgcttgccgaggttgttccgtggatgggtgaccatctaacacatatcgagttcctccgtgtttcggaaggcacgttaaattgtgggtcccggctgtcattttcgaagatctttgacagtcgttaacagtagtcagaagcttgaaagtctgacaaccagtcttaccgaagggtatcgtgttaatacccaagtaactgggttgtggaggtcagataggcagtcgctccatgtaaaacactggtatccagctgcatccggtgagactggaagccgactccgacatagtttggaacaaaggctaagctaatatatatttgtaacaaaatctttttttttcctCTTTTACTTTGCGACTTTTACCAACATAGTTaccaacaacggacacaaagtacaaccagacccgaaacaattatttgtgtcattcgaatcgaacccacgaccttccgacgcaatggtagcggcggcgttgtgacctaaaccactgcgccacggaggcagccaaAAAATGATCTCTTCTAgttcattatttaaaacacaaagagaatttagtttttttgtaccCATAATAGAGAGTGATAAACAAGTTATTCGtcgattataataaaaattgtatcttGAGTTACAGCACTATAGTACCTACTATTAGTGCGATATACCAATTATACGCAGTATGTGTGAGTATAGtggtgagtgagtgagtgagtgactCACCGTCGACGGTGATCTTGGGGTTGTGCGGCTCGCCCTCGTACGCCGCCAGCTCCTGCCGACAACACCGCCTCCACGTCATATCGCTACATCGTGCAACATCGCCACCACCGCTGACACCTACACTTGCACAGTGTGTACAAGTTACAACACATAATAcgtgtacattgtacatatatgtacatcatACCAGTACTGGTGCTTGGTGTATCTCATTGTGCCTAGGCGCCTACCTCACATAAGTGTTGTTACTTCCGGTCGACAATTATTCCTCCCTTTGGCAGTTTTATCAATAATAGAGGAGTAAAGGCATTAAAAAAAGATGTAATTAGTGCTCatgatatgttttttttcctaaatagtgatgtacttaaataaaatgattacacACTGAAACCACTATTCACACTCAATAGATCATAATGAAAATACGACATTGTAACGTCACTATTAGGTgtgtttttgtcattttataGAGAATAGCTGATTTCAGCGGTAGTCAACTATCCTGAGCCGAGTTCTTTGACAATACACACTCTCATTCATCACAAATTCCGCCTGTTGGCATGTTCTTGTCTTACTCGGAATCGAACCGGGATACCTCGCATCTAGTTTGGTAGGTACGAGCGTACGAGAGCAGGTCaaagaaaagttaaatattgtacctaccttacatgttattttaaagtaagtgaAATGTTACAtcaaaactattgttttattgtgtgtAGTGTCACTTGTCAGTGGAGTGTGTGTTTATGTTTGAATACGTTTAGAGCGTAATCAGGTGTGATGAATTTATGAATGACTATAAGTGGTGAGATCAACTgagcgtgtgtgtgtgtgtgggggggggggggggatgAGGTTATGTCTCACGTGTATCATGTCGAGGATGTGGTGTACGTCAGCGGGCGCGGCGGGGCGCACGCTCACCGCTCCGTCGGCGGCCGCGTCGCCCGCGCTCGCCGCCGCTGATTCCGCTCGTTCCGTAGACATGGCGTTCCTAGCAACGTAACGCAACCCTGCGCACTGACGCCACCATGCCACTCACCACTgacactgacactgacactgacactACTGACAGCTGCTGAGCTGCCCACTACAATGACGCCAATCTGACACGTTCACAATCCGCCACCAACTAACTCAATGTGTAGTGTAATACGTGCCCAAGTGATTCCTGCTCTCGCGCATAGATGGCGCTGTTAGAAATCACAACCACATTTAGACCTAGTTAATGTTACAACTGCAAGTACGCTgctcttaaataaaataagcattgTTCTTAGATTAAGTATCGTAAACATTTCATGTTCAACAAAGCCATTTTAACATACTAATCTTGTAGACTTAATTAAGtagttcttaataaaatatgatagatGTCGCTAGGTGTCTCGCTACTAAAAATAAGTCGGACGTCAAATGATAGCtaccaaattttaatgttagCTATAATATCTGATGCACATAATccaatgtttgttgtttgtttgtcgtatggttagtggtcaacctagtgtcaaagttgtttaagccgcccgagaggcctttgacgtggcttaacgactgttatcttggtagacaacaaccgggaccgacttttaacgtgccctccgaagcacggagacgcccagttcaaataccactatgcggtcacccatctatggaatgaacgcgccaatggttgcataacccacagatcgtttaccgaccggtgagcgcaactggctatgggcgcctaatCAACAACATAATCCAATAAATACTAACTATATTACTTAACGTCAACCTAAGTAGTTAAGTAACTGCGCTAAATAATTACGGTAAAGTTTGCTTTCTCTTATATTGTCCTAG
Above is a window of Anticarsia gemmatalis isolate Benzon Research Colony breed Stoneville strain chromosome 2, ilAntGemm2 primary, whole genome shotgun sequence DNA encoding:
- the LOC142986137 gene encoding uncharacterized protein LOC142986137; amino-acid sequence: MRPPPPPPLPLSLLLPLLLLLPVVAPAAPAATAAESDPPALLVLRAACSAPLRRIFDETEIRRRALDRPQLAARRLRLLPYEETCGAEWRTTVTRAALAALSSGAAVLSVGWPGAGACGALLAGARALRRPAPGACAAAEARGAAAAALALRLGWRRALLPPAAPRSECGAALRDVARALAAAGLLVRRAAPAPAELARLPHGACPSTRPSVVRSRGDTEEFPLGCSRDPVRLSPRGERGSGGRAARRGSGRATAAAAARRGAGRGEPGPRPRGDRRY
- the LOC142978834 gene encoding thialysine N-epsilon-acetyltransferase-like → MSTERAESAAASAGDAAADGAVSVRPAAPADVHHILDMIHELAAYEGEPHNPKITVDELLRDGLQSSSPWFFALVAECGGAVVGHALCNRAYSSATGRAYYVEDLFVRPAARRRGVGLALLRHLCRMAVREGVRRVDWHVLETNAPALAFYARLGARDLRLHEGRAALRLYPDSIDELAAARD